One stretch of Armigeres subalbatus isolate Guangzhou_Male chromosome 2, GZ_Asu_2, whole genome shotgun sequence DNA includes these proteins:
- the LOC134208708 gene encoding uncharacterized protein LOC134208708, whose product MPIWKSNRKNLFVMWHHGTWNQKMMFISKPFLQDIIFVWLDAWSATPLPALTKFVLSLIIFEVMLLPMFLFLLVILLYFGFYQYQINSLYPNTFPVKVQSIHWLQQILKRSLYTSSQAEYFHRKVHGVLLITAGMIDYTRILLELM is encoded by the exons ATGCCCATCTGGAAAAGTAATCGAAAAAATTTATTCGTGATG TGGCATCATGGAACATGGAACCAGAAAATGATGTTCATTTCAAAACCATTTCTGCAAGACATCATTTTTGTTTGGCTGGACGCGTGGAGTGCAACGCCGCTTCCAGCTTTAACCAAATTCGTTTTGAGTTTGATCATTTTTGAGGTGATGCTGCTTCCCATGTTTTTGTTCCTGTTGGTGATCTTGCTTTATTTCGGATTTTACCAGTATCaaatcaatag TTTATATCCCAATACGTTTCCAGTGAAGGTGCAGTCAATTCATTGGTTGCAACAGATACTCAAGCGATCGCTATACACCAGTTCTCAAGCTGAGTACTTTCACAGAAAAGTGCATGGTGTTCTTCTTATCACTGCTGGAATGATCGATTATACAAGAATATTACTGGAATTAATGTAA
- the LOC134208700 gene encoding uncharacterized aarF domain-containing protein kinase 5-like, whose product MLSVRLATSCLRRGFTSRTAPATRQKWKPLNIVLGATGGLVLGAVGYDGAVNEFETVESANRFLRSLVIGVSISVDYAWSMWGLDEQDPNYEGIMSQTHQRAADRILNGCLANGGLYIKMGQGISSMNHIIPKEYISTLKKLQDKCLTRKPGEVRKLFEQDFGKPPEEVFETFDYVPIAAASLAQVFRGTTKEGQQVAIKVQYADLRKRFNADLRTIMFLQDLAAVMHKNYNFGWILRDLQGTLREELDFIHEGRNSERCAEDLRKHDSIYVPKVLWNYTNERVLTTEFIDGCKINDTEKLKQLNINVAKLDVALFRAFADQIFRTGFVHADPHPGNVFVRKDPLSGRAQLVLLDHGLYGNLTADIRLNLCRFWKAIVLKDYKEMAQFARALNVQDYRTFAEILLQRPLELKGSTLKTRLSDEDIKYMTRQAREHFDKVMQTLRSMPRNLIFVIRNLNMIRAIAREHGDPVDRPKVMARGALAALRNKSEGVGSFFFSIFRTINFEYQLWKSSFQFWIANSYLKLLIRLGRSPDTSHLLDVQLDV is encoded by the exons ATGTTGAGCGTTCGGTTGGCGACTTCCTGTTTGCGGCGCGGTTTTACGTCACGGACGGCGCCTGCTACGCGTCAGAAATGGAAACCGCTAAATATTGTCCTGGGTGCGACTGGAGGTTTGGTGCTTGGTGCCGTCGGATATGACGGGGCGGTTAACGAGTTTGAAACAGTAGAAAGTGCGAACCGATTTCTCCGGTCGCTTGTGATTGGGGTTAGCATTTCGGTGGATTATGCCTGGAGTATGTGGGGTCTGGACGAACAGGATCCCAACTATGAAGGGATCATGTCCCAAACGCATCAACGTGCAGCGGATAGAATCCTCAATGGATGCCTAGCAAATGGGGGTTTGTATATAAAAATGGgccaaggaatttcttcaatgaATCACATCATTCCAAAAGAATATATCTCGACATTGAAAAAACTTCAAGACAAGTGCTTGACTCGGAAACCCGGAGAAGTGAGAAAATTGTTCGAGCAAGACTTTGGTAAACCACCGGAGGAAGTATTCGAAACGTTTGACTACGTGCCGATTGCGGCCGCCAGTTTGGCTCAGGTGTTTCGAGgaacgactaaggagggccaacAGGTGGCCATTAAAGTACAATATGCAGATTTAAGGAAACGGTTCAATGCCGACCTGAGAACGATTATGTTTCTGCAAGATCTAGCTGCTGTTATGCACAAAAACTACAACTTTGGCTGGATCCTTCGGGATCTTCAGGGAACCTTGCGGGAAGAGCTGGACTTTATCCACGAAGGTCGCAACTCGGAACGATGTGCTGAAGATTTGCGGAAGCATGACTCCATCTACGTGCCCAAGGTGTTGTGGAATTATACTAATGAG CGAGTCCTCACGACAGAATTTATTGATGGGTGCAAAATCAACGATACTGAAAAGCTGAAACAGCTGAATATAAACGTTGCCAAACTGGATGTTGCCCTGTTCCGAGCATTCGCCGATCAAATCTTCCGAACTGGATTCGTCCACGCCGATCCCCATCCAGGAAACGTCTTCGTACGTAAAGATCCGTTATCCGGACGGGCACAGCTGGTCCTTTTGGATCACGGCCTCTATGGAAACCTCACCGCGGATATCCGACTCAATCTGTGTCGATTCTGGAAAGCTATCGTACTCAAGGACTACAAAGAAATGGCACAATTCGCCCGAGCTCTAAACGTGCAGGATTATCGGACTTTTGCGGAAATCTTACTTCAACGACCACTAGAACTGAAGGGGTCCACATTGAAGACCCGCCTATCCGACGAGGACATTAAGTACATGACGCGCCAAGCTAGGGAACACTTCGATAAGGTGATGCAAACGTTGCGAAGTATGCCACGGAATTTGATATTTGTGATAAGGAACCTGAACATGATCCGAGCCATTGCGCGGGAGCATGGAGATCCGGTGGATCGACCGAAAGTGATGGCTCGGGGTGCTTTAGCTGCGCTACGCAACAAAAGTGAAGGAGTTGGGAGCTTTTTCTTTTCGATTTTCCGGACGATTAATTTTGAGTACCAATTGTG GAAATCTTCGTTCCAATTCTGGATTGCTAATTCTTATTTGAAGCTGCTAATTAGACTTGGACGGTCTCCTGATACTTCGCATCTTCTGGATGTGCAGCTGGATGTGTAA